The Palleronia sp. THAF1 genome contains the following window.
CCGCACACGGTCGATGGATGTGTTCCGAGCGATGGTAATCAGCCATGTCATCGGACTAAGGCCATTCGCCTGGTAGCGGTCTGCATTCTTCCAGACCTTCACGTAGGCATCCTGCAAAGTGTCTTCTGCTTCGGCCTTGTCCCTCAACACACGCAGGCAAACCCCGAAGAGTTTCGCACTGGTCGCATCATAAAGTGAAAGAAAGGCATCACGGTCGCCCTCGGCTATGCGGCCGATCATCGCTTCGATCTCGGTCAGGGTCGTCGCCACGTGGCATTCTCCGGTAAATACTTGTCGCAATGTACCCTAGCACCATCTGTCGCGGCGGAAATAGCTTGGCCTTGCGAGCAGGCCGCATATGTTGCACCACGCCCGCGATCCGAATGCCCGAACAGTCCTATTGGAGAACAGCCATGGCCGATGGCAGCCTCGACATCACCGCAAAACCGACCGTCGAGGTTTCGGTGCGCGAAACCTTCGGCATCGACACCGATATGGTCGTGCACGGTTTCCCCCAAGCCAGCGACCGCGTGCCAGAGCATGACAGCACATATCGCTTCGACCACGACACCACGCTGGCCGTTCTGGCGGGCTTCGAGCACAACCGCCGTGTCATGATCCAAGGTTACCATGGAACGGGTAAGTCGACCCACATCGAACAGATCGCCAGCCGCCTGAACTGGCCCTGCGTGCGTGTGAACCTTGATAGCCACATCTCCCGCATCGACCTGATCGGTAAGGACGCCATCAAGCTGCGCGACGGCGTGCAGGTTACCGAATTCCAGGAAGGCATCCTTCCTTGGGCCCTGCGGAATCCAACCGCGATCGTGTTCGACGAATACGACGCAGGCCGCGCCGACGTGATGTTCGTGATCCAGCGCGTGCTGGAAGTGGACGGCAAGCTGACGCTTCTGGACCAGAACGAGGTCATCCACCCCCACCCGTTCTTCCGCCTGTTCGCCACGTCAAACACCGTGGGTCTGGGCGACACGACGGGCTTGTATCACGGCACCCAGCAGATCAACCAAGGCCAGATGGACCGTTGGAGCCTCGTGGCGACGCTCAACTACATCGAGCATGACGCCGAAGCCGCCATCGTCGTGTCCAAGCTGCCGAAGTACGACACCGACAAGGGCCGCAAGACGGTCAGC
Protein-coding sequences here:
- the cobS gene encoding cobaltochelatase subunit CobS; translated protein: MADGSLDITAKPTVEVSVRETFGIDTDMVVHGFPQASDRVPEHDSTYRFDHDTTLAVLAGFEHNRRVMIQGYHGTGKSTHIEQIASRLNWPCVRVNLDSHISRIDLIGKDAIKLRDGVQVTEFQEGILPWALRNPTAIVFDEYDAGRADVMFVIQRVLEVDGKLTLLDQNEVIHPHPFFRLFATSNTVGLGDTTGLYHGTQQINQGQMDRWSLVATLNYIEHDAEAAIVVSKLPKYDTDKGRKTVSQMVTVADLTRTAFVNGELSTVMSPRTVIAWAQNAEIFGHIGYAFRLTFLNKCDELERETVAEFYQRCFDEELPESAASVSLG